A single region of the Salvia miltiorrhiza cultivar Shanhuang (shh) chromosome 8, IMPLAD_Smil_shh, whole genome shotgun sequence genome encodes:
- the LOC130999893 gene encoding uncharacterized protein LOC130999893 isoform X2, with product MDAAELEEVLRVFDESLSQIKWRLKPSSKSRLQTDILALCSRMRPCIMVDYGGKMPELGNHLCAFLEHCKKESSIFKLLHVVVVDDMVYLVEARALADFVESSLETALLFVDLETDPPKMMTQAEESPAMTQLLSAQKLFSSVFQADGVSSDHLQRHETNGVGSSRDGDAASESPGMVDLSYCLRESDVTIPTLNGCDFAIDGCLVTPLFICLGRTTSSVLYIISLPSLFTSIKYSSPGLVHRAKDIGRKN from the exons ATGGACGCAGCTGAATTGGAAGAAGTGTTGAGGGTGTTTGATGAATCTCTTTCCCAAATTAAATGGAGGCTTAAGCCTTCTTCAAAATCTCGGCTTCAAACTG ATATTTTGGCTTTGTGTTCAAGAATGAGACCTTGCATCATGGTAGATTATGGTGGGAAGATGCCTGAATTGGGGAATCATCTTTGTGCATTTCTTGAACACTGCAAAAAG GAGTCCTCGATATTTAAGCTTTTGCACGTCGTGGTAGTAGATGACATGGTGTATCTGGTTGAGGCCAGAGCACTCGCAGACTTTGTTGAATCGAGTTTGGAAACTGCTCTGCTGTTTGTCGACCTTGAAACTGATCCTCCAAAG ATGATGACACAGGCGGAGGAAAGCCCTGCAATGACGCAGCTTCTGTCAGCTCAAAAGCTGTTCTCGTCAGTTTTTCAAGCGGATGGAGTAAGCAGCGACCACTTGCAAAGACATGAAACCAACGGCGTTGGATCCTCTCGTGACGGAGATGCTGCTTCTGAATCTCCTGGGATGGTTGATCTAAGTTACTGCCTTCGGGAAAGTGATGTAACCATCCCAACACTTAACGG TTGTGATTTTGCTATAGATGGCTGCTTGGTTACCccgttatttatttgtttgggaAGGACCACATCGAGCGTGCTGTATATAATCTCTCTTCCAAGTCTCTTCACATCTATCAAATATTCGTCACCAG GTCTAGTTCATCGAGCAAAGGACATCGGAAGGAAGAACTGA
- the LOC130999893 gene encoding uncharacterized protein LOC130999893 isoform X1 produces MDAAELEEVLRVFDESLSQIKWRLKPSSKSRLQTDILALCSRMRPCIMVDYGGKMPELGNHLCAFLEHCKKESSIFKLLHVVVVDDMVYLVEARALADFVESSLETALLFVDLETDPPKMMTQAEESPAMTQLLSAQKLFSSVFQADGVSSDHLQRHETNGVGSSRDGDAASESPGMVDLSYCLRESDVTIPTLNGWLLGYPVIYLFGKDHIERAVYNLSSKSLHIYQIFVTRSSSSSKGHRKEELMSFTVPYDLSSEGSNEPWAESFLAAMKERWEKCKHIWESLHMEVSGCYPQAIAL; encoded by the exons ATGGACGCAGCTGAATTGGAAGAAGTGTTGAGGGTGTTTGATGAATCTCTTTCCCAAATTAAATGGAGGCTTAAGCCTTCTTCAAAATCTCGGCTTCAAACTG ATATTTTGGCTTTGTGTTCAAGAATGAGACCTTGCATCATGGTAGATTATGGTGGGAAGATGCCTGAATTGGGGAATCATCTTTGTGCATTTCTTGAACACTGCAAAAAG GAGTCCTCGATATTTAAGCTTTTGCACGTCGTGGTAGTAGATGACATGGTGTATCTGGTTGAGGCCAGAGCACTCGCAGACTTTGTTGAATCGAGTTTGGAAACTGCTCTGCTGTTTGTCGACCTTGAAACTGATCCTCCAAAG ATGATGACACAGGCGGAGGAAAGCCCTGCAATGACGCAGCTTCTGTCAGCTCAAAAGCTGTTCTCGTCAGTTTTTCAAGCGGATGGAGTAAGCAGCGACCACTTGCAAAGACATGAAACCAACGGCGTTGGATCCTCTCGTGACGGAGATGCTGCTTCTGAATCTCCTGGGATGGTTGATCTAAGTTACTGCCTTCGGGAAAGTGATGTAACCATCCCAACACTTAACGG ATGGCTGCTTGGTTACCccgttatttatttgtttgggaAGGACCACATCGAGCGTGCTGTATATAATCTCTCTTCCAAGTCTCTTCACATCTATCAAATATTCGTCACCAG GTCTAGTTCATCGAGCAAAGGACATCGGAAGGAAGAACTGATGAG TTTTACAGTGCCTTACGACTTGAGCTCGGAGGGAAGCAACGAGCCATGGGCGGAGTCATTTTTGGCTGCCATGAAGGAAAGGTGGGAGAAATGCAAGCACATCTGGGAATCTCTGCATATGGAGGTTAGTGGTTGTTATCCACAAGCAATTGCTCTGTGA